One segment of Haloplanus natans DSM 17983 DNA contains the following:
- a CDS encoding HAD family hydrolase — protein MPVSFDLFGTLVTASMPDDPAAAVAAELRDRGVAVPDDWASAYRTPHLDVPEAAEIPLPAHVAAALRSRGVEAVDTAVRRAVIAAFDPDVSRRPGVDAALDAARRRGPVGLCSNCSVPELVPRTLVRADLRGAFDAVVTSAACGFRKPHPRPFETLATELGVDSAALIHVGDDPDADGGIKALGGRFVDVRETPLSALDDVLGGEPCR, from the coding sequence GTGCCCGTGTCGTTCGACCTCTTCGGGACGCTCGTGACGGCGTCGATGCCCGACGATCCGGCCGCCGCCGTCGCCGCCGAGCTTCGCGACCGGGGTGTCGCCGTCCCCGACGACTGGGCGTCCGCCTACCGGACCCCTCACCTCGACGTTCCCGAGGCCGCCGAGATTCCCCTCCCCGCCCACGTCGCCGCCGCGCTCCGGAGCCGGGGCGTCGAGGCGGTAGACACCGCCGTCAGACGCGCCGTGATCGCCGCCTTCGACCCCGACGTGTCCCGCCGACCGGGCGTCGACGCCGCCCTCGACGCTGCCCGTCGACGCGGCCCAGTCGGTCTCTGTTCGAACTGTAGCGTCCCCGAACTCGTCCCGCGGACGCTCGTCCGCGCCGACCTCCGGGGCGCGTTCGACGCCGTCGTCACCAGCGCCGCCTGCGGCTTCCGCAAACCCCACCCGCGTCCGTTCGAGACGCTCGCGACCGAACTGGGCGTCGACTCCGCGGCCCTCATCCACGTCGGCGACGACCCCGACGCCGACGGCGGGATCAAGGCCCTCGGCGGGCGGTTCGTCGACGTGCGTGAGACTCCCTTGTCGGCTCTCGACGACGTGCTGGGAGGCGAACCGTGCCGCTGA
- a CDS encoding double zinc ribbon domain-containing protein, with the protein MSKITFRADDDLVERLEAFDASKSEVMREALRTYLDDAEREESPGGGSDRLEALLAEYAFAPREPPAINVNVTLDGDSTAQPDVSVDRETDPAARKTDRETPDDASDSRNAAGQRNACSQCGEEMSAGHVYCPNCGEKSAHRVFCDCGDELRSDWAFCPSCGRRTPAADVLDRP; encoded by the coding sequence ATGAGCAAGATCACGTTCCGCGCCGACGACGACCTCGTCGAGCGGTTAGAGGCGTTCGACGCCTCGAAAAGCGAGGTGATGCGCGAGGCGTTGCGCACCTACCTCGACGACGCGGAGCGTGAGGAGTCGCCGGGCGGCGGGTCGGACCGGCTCGAAGCGTTGCTCGCGGAGTACGCGTTTGCACCGCGCGAGCCGCCGGCGATCAACGTCAACGTCACGCTGGACGGCGATTCGACGGCCCAACCCGACGTGTCCGTCGACCGTGAGACCGACCCGGCGGCGCGTAAGACGGATCGTGAAACGCCGGACGACGCGTCGGACTCGCGGAACGCGGCCGGGCAGCGAAACGCGTGTTCCCAGTGTGGCGAGGAGATGTCTGCTGGCCACGTCTACTGCCCGAACTGCGGCGAGAAGTCCGCTCACCGGGTGTTTTGCGACTGTGGCGACGAACTCCGATCCGACTGGGCGTTCTGTCCGAGTTGTGGGCGACGGACACCCGCTGCCGACGTGCTCGACCGGCCGTAA
- a CDS encoding ribbon-helix-helix domain-containing protein, whose amino-acid sequence MERVTLRIPKQQIEEVEQMVETGEFPNRSEAIRSAVREMLNEQSESRDDNRKRNRSWAKV is encoded by the coding sequence ATGGAGCGTGTGACACTACGAATTCCGAAGCAGCAGATCGAGGAGGTCGAACAGATGGTCGAGACGGGAGAGTTCCCGAACCGAAGCGAGGCCATCCGCTCGGCAGTCCGCGAGATGCTCAACGAACAGAGCGAGTCCCGTGACGACAACCGCAAGCGCAACCGCAGCTGGGCGAAGGTGTAA
- the ftsZ gene encoding cell division protein FtsZ, translating to MQGFVQDAIEREEAEQRDADDDDSFGDPRIVIVGAGGAGNNTVNRLYNIGVDGAETVAINTDKQHLKMIEADTKILVGKSLTQGLGAGGDPSMGERATEMAQGTIKEVLGEADLVFVTAGMGGGTGTGAAPVVSKIAKEQGAIVVGMVSTPFNVERARTVKAEEGLEKLRGEADSIIVLDNNRLLDYVPNLPIGKAFSVMDQIIAETVKGISETITQPSLINLDYADMSTIMNQGGVAVMLVGETQDKNKSQEVVSDAMNHPLLDVDYRGASGGLVHITGGPDLTLKEAEGIANNITERLEASANVIWGARIQEEYKGKVRVMAIMTGVQSAQVLGPSTQRQAEKSRRSLNGEDVSEFEATDNVGQDQASWSDGGREQVEKRNGIDVIR from the coding sequence ATGCAGGGATTCGTCCAAGACGCCATCGAGCGTGAAGAGGCCGAACAGCGCGACGCCGACGACGACGACTCGTTCGGCGACCCGCGCATCGTCATCGTCGGCGCCGGCGGCGCCGGTAACAACACCGTCAACCGCCTGTACAACATTGGCGTCGACGGTGCCGAGACGGTCGCGATCAACACCGACAAACAGCACCTGAAGATGATCGAAGCCGACACGAAGATCCTCGTCGGCAAGTCGCTCACGCAGGGGCTCGGCGCCGGTGGCGACCCCTCGATGGGCGAGCGTGCGACCGAGATGGCCCAGGGGACGATCAAGGAAGTCCTCGGCGAGGCCGACCTCGTTTTCGTGACCGCCGGGATGGGCGGCGGTACCGGGACCGGTGCCGCGCCCGTCGTCTCCAAGATCGCCAAAGAGCAGGGCGCCATCGTCGTCGGCATGGTGTCGACGCCGTTCAACGTCGAGCGCGCCCGTACCGTCAAGGCCGAGGAAGGGCTCGAAAAGCTCCGCGGCGAAGCGGACTCGATCATCGTCCTCGACAACAACCGCCTGCTCGACTACGTGCCCAACCTGCCGATCGGCAAGGCGTTCTCCGTGATGGACCAGATCATCGCAGAGACCGTCAAGGGCATCAGTGAGACCATCACCCAGCCCTCGCTCATCAATCTGGACTACGCGGACATGTCCACGATCATGAACCAGGGCGGCGTCGCGGTGATGCTCGTCGGCGAGACTCAGGACAAAAACAAGTCCCAGGAGGTGGTGAGCGACGCGATGAACCACCCGCTCTTGGACGTGGACTACCGTGGGGCCTCCGGCGGGCTCGTCCACATCACGGGCGGCCCGGACCTCACGCTGAAAGAGGCCGAGGGTATCGCCAACAACATCACCGAACGACTGGAGGCAAGCGCCAACGTCATCTGGGGCGCGCGCATCCAGGAGGAGTACAAGGGCAAGGTGCGGGTCATGGCCATCATGACCGGCGTTCAGAGCGCACAGGTCCTCGGCCCGTCGACGCAGCGGCAAGCCGAAAAATCTCGTCGGAGCCTCAACGGCGAGGACGTTTCGGAATTCGAAGCCACCGACAACGTCGGGCAGGATCAGGCGTCCTGGTCCGACGGCGGCCGCGAACAGGTCGAGAAGCGTAACGGCATCGACGTGATTCGGTAG
- the ncsA gene encoding tRNA 2-thiolation protein NcsA, which translates to MDCDKCGREAVMHAAYSGAHLCDDHVRASVEKRVRRRVREDGLLPADASPENPQTWVIGLSGGKDSVVLTHILDETFGRDPRVDLVALSIHEGIEGYRDESLDASRALTADRGLRHEVVSYADELGVRMDDVVEKDPENMAACAYCGVFRRDLLESYADELDADKLLTGHNLDDEAQTALMNFFEGDLKQIAKHFDASLGPFDRRAESSQFVPRAKPLRDVPEKEVALYAHLADLPAHITECPHASEAYRGEIQELLLGMEEAHPGTRHSIMAGYEELAELAAQRYREDGSSDLGECDRCGSSTGGRICRKCRLVASIEAV; encoded by the coding sequence ATGGACTGCGACAAATGTGGTCGCGAGGCGGTGATGCACGCCGCCTACTCCGGCGCCCACCTCTGTGACGACCACGTCCGCGCGTCGGTCGAGAAGCGGGTGCGTCGCCGGGTTCGCGAGGACGGTCTCCTGCCCGCGGACGCCTCGCCCGAGAACCCACAGACGTGGGTGATCGGCCTCTCGGGCGGCAAGGACAGCGTCGTCCTCACCCACATCCTCGACGAGACGTTCGGCCGTGATCCCCGCGTCGACCTCGTTGCCCTCTCGATCCACGAGGGAATCGAGGGCTACCGCGACGAGAGCCTCGACGCTTCTCGGGCGCTGACCGCCGACCGCGGCCTCCGACACGAGGTGGTGTCGTACGCGGACGAACTCGGCGTTCGGATGGACGACGTGGTCGAGAAAGATCCCGAAAACATGGCGGCCTGTGCGTACTGCGGCGTGTTCCGGCGTGATCTGCTCGAATCCTACGCCGACGAACTCGACGCCGACAAACTCCTCACGGGCCACAATCTCGACGACGAGGCCCAGACGGCGCTGATGAACTTCTTCGAGGGCGACCTGAAACAGATCGCCAAGCATTTCGACGCCAGCCTCGGGCCGTTCGACCGGCGGGCCGAGAGCTCGCAGTTCGTTCCACGAGCCAAACCCCTGCGCGACGTGCCGGAGAAGGAGGTGGCGCTGTACGCCCACCTCGCGGACCTGCCGGCCCACATCACGGAGTGTCCACACGCGAGCGAGGCCTACCGCGGGGAGATACAGGAACTCCTCCTCGGGATGGAGGAGGCCCACCCGGGAACCCGGCACTCGATCATGGCGGGCTACGAGGAACTCGCCGAACTCGCGGCACAGCGGTACCGCGAGGATGGATCGAGCGATCTGGGCGAGTGCGACCGCTGTGGATCGAGCACGGGCGGGCGCATCTGCCGGAAGTGTCGACTCGTCGCCTCTATCGAGGCGGTGTAA
- a CDS encoding DUF7095 family protein, whose protein sequence is MDRAVALDRVADIVDLVDRAATDDALLPVPVREVWVYGDVALGLDPIDRLDVYVTKDLLMRGDDDRSAAFEERYGVAGVGKTVDADWAETYPDSVRANDNGHAAPERCLAAHLIADDEPIHLEVCNASFSDNVTQRLRGAMARDAYEEILDPRGVCLYADGRRDDDAMAKLRGGELAFPTLSGALEMLGLDEDEAAEAAAVMRERRAEATGRTVRGDVV, encoded by the coding sequence ATGGACAGAGCTGTCGCGCTGGACCGGGTCGCCGACATCGTCGATCTGGTCGATCGGGCCGCCACCGACGACGCCCTCCTCCCCGTCCCCGTCCGGGAGGTGTGGGTGTACGGCGACGTGGCCCTCGGACTCGATCCGATCGACCGCCTCGATGTGTACGTCACGAAGGATCTCCTCATGCGCGGTGACGACGACCGTTCGGCCGCGTTCGAGGAGCGCTACGGCGTCGCCGGCGTCGGCAAGACGGTCGACGCCGACTGGGCCGAGACCTATCCGGATAGCGTCCGCGCGAACGACAACGGCCACGCGGCGCCCGAACGCTGTCTCGCCGCTCATCTGATTGCCGACGACGAACCGATCCACCTCGAGGTGTGCAACGCCTCCTTCTCGGACAACGTCACCCAGCGGCTTCGGGGGGCGATGGCTCGCGACGCGTACGAGGAGATTCTCGACCCTCGCGGCGTCTGCCTCTACGCCGACGGCCGACGCGACGACGACGCGATGGCGAAACTCCGCGGCGGCGAACTCGCCTTCCCGACCCTCTCCGGTGCCTTGGAGATGCTGGGTCTCGACGAGGACGAGGCGGCCGAGGCGGCCGCGGTGATGCGCGAACGTCGCGCCGAGGCGACGGGCCGGACGGTCCGGGGCGACGTGGTTTGA
- a CDS encoding class I SAM-dependent methyltransferase, with protein MRNFSADYLRRTRAGLWSSREALDDLDLPSRERILDVGCGTGELTRVLAAEAGDCEVVGVDADPSLLRVAREETGRPVVASDALGLPVRDGGVDLVTCQALLVNLPDPVAALREFRRVASDAVAAVEPDNGDVAVESTVEREVALERRVREAYLDGVNTDVAMGDRVVEAFEAAGLVDVRTRRHYHRKVIEPPYDEADLQDATRKATGAGLADHETELRRAVGEEYDDLRAAWREMGREVVAAMRAETYRRAEVVPFDVTVGRVPVEREFE; from the coding sequence GTGCGCAACTTCTCGGCCGACTACCTCCGGCGGACGCGGGCGGGCCTGTGGTCGTCACGCGAGGCGCTCGACGACCTCGACTTGCCGTCCCGGGAGCGCATCCTCGACGTGGGCTGTGGGACGGGCGAGTTGACGCGGGTGCTCGCCGCGGAGGCCGGCGACTGCGAGGTGGTCGGCGTCGACGCCGACCCGTCGCTCCTGCGGGTCGCCCGCGAGGAAACGGGGCGGCCGGTCGTCGCGAGCGACGCGCTGGGACTGCCCGTCCGCGACGGCGGCGTCGACCTCGTGACGTGTCAGGCGCTCTTGGTGAACCTGCCCGATCCGGTCGCGGCGCTCCGGGAGTTTCGCCGCGTCGCGAGCGACGCCGTCGCCGCCGTCGAACCCGACAACGGCGACGTGGCCGTCGAGTCGACGGTGGAGCGCGAAGTCGCCCTCGAACGCCGGGTTCGCGAGGCGTATCTCGACGGCGTGAACACCGACGTGGCGATGGGCGACCGCGTCGTCGAGGCGTTCGAGGCCGCCGGCCTCGTCGACGTGCGGACACGGCGGCACTACCACCGGAAGGTGATCGAACCGCCGTACGACGAGGCCGACCTGCAGGACGCGACCCGGAAGGCAACGGGGGCGGGGCTGGCCGACCACGAGACCGAACTCCGTCGCGCGGTGGGCGAGGAGTACGACGACCTGCGGGCCGCGTGGCGTGAGATGGGCCGCGAGGTGGTCGCAGCGATGCGGGCGGAGACGTATCGCCGGGCCGAGGTGGTACCGTTCGACGTGACGGTCGGACGGGTGCCAGTGGAACGGGAGTTCGAGTAG
- a CDS encoding endonuclease/exonuclease/phosphatase family protein yields MQLTRRDVLAAGAGTVGAGLGAGRAHGQAADSVTVATRNCYLGANLFRLLVAATEGSEAVDTAVGDLLRTVDRSHVPERLGAIAAEIERTDPDLIGLQEVALIRTGEPTAGTTPTATEIRYDFRETLTAALDERGLPYRVVDAVTTTDIQLPATVDGERRAVRLTDRDLLLAHESVATSEVATGRFDAAVSLSDGDRSIAVERGYLVSDASVGGTRLTVCNTHLESVSAGTRLAQAREIETLLSGRADPVALVGDLNSGPGGSRGAYDHLTGPFRDAATGVGNTCCHAAGLRNDAPSLTARIDHVLVRGGLGTTDATRVGAESEDRIAVDDDRLWPSDHAGVVATLTPGAAETATQTATETATPTPTGTPEPSPTASDGVSVRVDDDTSVRVPGFGVGAGVASVVTVALAARRLVEDD; encoded by the coding sequence ATGCAACTCACGAGACGCGACGTGCTCGCGGCCGGGGCGGGAACCGTCGGCGCCGGCCTCGGTGCCGGCCGGGCGCACGGGCAGGCGGCGGACTCGGTGACCGTCGCGACGCGCAACTGCTATCTCGGCGCGAACCTCTTTCGACTCCTCGTCGCCGCGACGGAGGGCAGTGAGGCGGTGGACACCGCCGTGGGCGACCTCCTCCGGACGGTCGACCGGAGTCACGTCCCCGAACGCCTCGGCGCCATCGCGGCCGAAATCGAACGGACGGACCCCGACCTGATCGGACTGCAGGAGGTGGCGCTGATCCGGACCGGCGAGCCGACGGCCGGGACGACGCCAACCGCCACGGAGATTCGATACGACTTCCGGGAGACGCTGACGGCGGCACTCGACGAGCGCGGCCTCCCCTATCGCGTCGTCGACGCGGTGACGACCACCGACATCCAACTGCCGGCGACGGTCGACGGCGAGCGCCGCGCCGTCCGCCTGACCGACCGCGACCTGTTGCTCGCCCACGAGTCGGTGGCGACGAGCGAGGTGGCGACGGGGCGGTTCGACGCCGCCGTCTCGCTCTCGGACGGCGACCGCTCGATTGCGGTCGAGCGCGGCTACCTCGTCTCGGACGCGTCGGTCGGCGGGACGCGCCTGACCGTCTGTAATACACACCTCGAATCCGTCTCGGCCGGGACGCGTCTGGCGCAAGCACGGGAAATCGAGACCCTCCTGAGCGGGCGCGCCGACCCGGTCGCCCTCGTCGGCGACCTCAACAGCGGCCCCGGCGGTTCGCGGGGCGCCTACGACCACCTCACGGGCCCTTTTCGCGACGCCGCGACGGGCGTCGGCAACACCTGCTGTCACGCGGCGGGGCTCCGGAACGACGCCCCGTCGCTCACGGCGCGGATCGACCACGTCCTCGTCCGTGGCGGCCTGGGGACGACGGACGCGACGCGGGTCGGCGCCGAATCGGAAGATCGCATCGCGGTCGACGACGACCGACTCTGGCCGTCGGACCACGCGGGCGTGGTGGCGACGCTGACGCCGGGAGCGGCCGAAACGGCGACGCAAACGGCGACCGAAACGGCGACGCCGACACCGACGGGAACGCCCGAGCCGTCGCCCACCGCGTCCGACGGCGTGTCGGTCCGCGTCGACGACGACACCAGCGTCCGGGTACCCGGCTTCGGCGTCGGCGCCGGCGTCGCCTCGGTCGTCACAGTCGCCCTCGCCGCCCGGCGACTGGTCGAGGACGACTGA
- a CDS encoding deoxyribonuclease IV, producing the protein MRVGAHVSVAGGVDNAVGNQREVGGNCGQIFTHSPQVWQDPNVGDDEAAAFREGTAEHLDGPWVIHSSYLVNLCTPKADLREKSVDSMQREVDAAATLGIEYVNVHLGAHTGAGVDGGLDNAVSALDELDVPDDVTVLVESDAGSGTKLGGDFEHLATVLSESAHDLGVCLDTAHVFAAGYDLSTAAGVDETVDEFDDVIGLDNLHCLHLNDSKHACGTNKDEHAHIGEGEIGVDGMRRIVTHPDLRDRPFVLETPTENAKSFAWNIDRVHELAAE; encoded by the coding sequence ATGCGAGTTGGAGCACACGTATCCGTCGCTGGCGGCGTCGACAACGCGGTCGGCAACCAGCGCGAGGTCGGCGGCAACTGCGGACAGATCTTCACCCACTCCCCCCAGGTGTGGCAGGACCCGAACGTCGGCGACGACGAGGCCGCGGCGTTCCGCGAGGGCACCGCCGAACATCTGGACGGCCCGTGGGTCATCCACTCCTCGTATCTCGTCAACCTCTGTACGCCGAAGGCGGACCTGCGCGAGAAGTCGGTCGACAGTATGCAACGCGAGGTTGACGCGGCGGCGACACTCGGCATCGAGTACGTGAACGTCCACCTCGGCGCACACACGGGCGCCGGCGTCGACGGCGGCCTCGACAACGCCGTGAGCGCCCTCGACGAACTCGACGTGCCCGACGACGTGACCGTCCTCGTCGAGAGCGACGCGGGGAGCGGGACGAAACTCGGCGGCGACTTCGAACACCTCGCGACGGTGCTTTCCGAATCGGCCCACGACCTCGGCGTCTGTCTCGACACCGCCCACGTCTTCGCGGCCGGCTACGACCTCTCGACGGCCGCGGGCGTCGACGAGACGGTCGACGAGTTCGACGACGTGATCGGCCTCGACAACCTCCACTGTCTCCACCTCAACGACTCGAAACACGCCTGTGGGACGAACAAGGACGAACACGCCCACATTGGCGAGGGCGAAATCGGCGTCGACGGCATGCGCCGGATCGTCACCCACCCGGATCTGCGCGACCGGCCGTTCGTCCTCGAGACGCCGACCGAAAACGCCAAGAGCTTCGCGTGGAACATCGACCGCGTGCACGAACTGGCGGCGGAGTAG
- a CDS encoding redoxin domain-containing protein — translation MDGPIALGETVPAVDATLVRPDGTAETVALGDLVADRPVLLSFYTLDFSPDCIDEWCSFRDFDWFSSGDHVQVVGCSKSSAGLHRRFIDYLGLNFPLYADPDLDVSDAFGVTYRTLGITRRSRRSCFLIDGDLTVRYRWLGEHWLDPTRDTPPVHEIHEAIVDELDVAGPDTFGF, via the coding sequence ATGGACGGCCCGATAGCTCTCGGCGAGACGGTCCCGGCCGTGGACGCCACGCTCGTCCGCCCGGACGGGACGGCCGAGACCGTGGCACTCGGCGACTTGGTCGCGGATCGACCGGTGTTGCTCAGCTTCTATACGCTGGATTTCAGCCCCGACTGTATCGACGAGTGGTGTTCGTTCCGCGATTTCGACTGGTTTTCCAGCGGCGACCACGTCCAGGTCGTCGGCTGTAGCAAGTCGAGCGCCGGCCTCCACCGCCGGTTCATCGACTACCTCGGTCTGAACTTTCCCCTCTATGCCGACCCCGACCTCGACGTGTCCGACGCCTTCGGCGTCACCTACCGCACGCTCGGAATCACGCGTCGCTCGCGCCGGTCGTGTTTCCTGATCGACGGGGATCTGACCGTCCGCTACCGGTGGCTCGGCGAACACTGGCTCGACCCCACGCGAGACACGCCGCCGGTCCACGAGATTCACGAGGCTATCGTCGACGAACTCGACGTGGCCGGTCCGGATACGTTCGGCTTCTAA
- a CDS encoding lipoate--protein ligase family protein has protein sequence MDGDDPLADREWRLIREESWSGPMNMALDEIAAETAAAGGPRTLRVYRWEPSTLSLGYHQDPTTVDWEHCEREEVGVTRRPTGGGGIYHDAHGDISYTVVAPAEELPGDLVESYHRLCAPILDAFERMGVPARFAETGRPARHQPACYLRELHPAHDVVVASGGTERKVSGNAQHRRADAVVQHGSLTYATRPERHLAVFADADDVTPATFRDRVTGIADHADIGRETAVEHLEAALADWADAEAGTWTADELTRARDRAAETYATDEWTRRDPNDR, from the coding sequence ATGGACGGGGACGACCCGCTCGCCGACCGCGAGTGGCGGCTGATCCGCGAGGAGTCGTGGTCGGGGCCGATGAACATGGCGCTCGACGAGATCGCGGCCGAGACGGCCGCCGCGGGCGGGCCACGGACCCTCCGGGTGTACCGCTGGGAGCCGAGCACGCTCTCGCTGGGCTACCACCAGGACCCCACGACCGTCGACTGGGAGCACTGCGAGCGCGAGGAAGTCGGCGTCACGCGGCGCCCGACCGGCGGCGGCGGCATCTACCACGACGCCCACGGCGACATCTCCTACACCGTCGTCGCGCCCGCGGAGGAACTCCCCGGCGACCTCGTCGAGTCGTATCACCGGCTCTGTGCCCCGATCCTCGACGCCTTCGAACGGATGGGTGTGCCGGCGCGATTCGCCGAGACGGGGCGTCCCGCCCGCCACCAGCCCGCCTGCTACCTGCGGGAACTCCACCCGGCACACGACGTGGTCGTGGCGTCCGGGGGGACGGAGCGCAAGGTGAGCGGCAACGCCCAGCACCGCCGGGCCGACGCCGTCGTCCAGCACGGGTCGCTCACGTACGCGACCCGGCCGGAGCGCCACCTCGCCGTCTTCGCCGACGCGGACGACGTGACGCCGGCGACGTTTCGGGATCGCGTGACGGGCATCGCGGATCACGCCGACATCGGCCGTGAGACGGCAGTCGAGCACCTGGAGGCGGCGCTCGCCGACTGGGCCGACGCCGAGGCGGGGACGTGGACCGCCGACGAACTCACCCGCGCACGCGACCGGGCGGCGGAGACGTACGCGACCGACGAGTGGACGCGACGCGACCCGAACGACCGTTAG
- a CDS encoding Zn-dependent hydrolase, with protein MTIDIDRDRLVETMEEQAAIGGTAGGGLDRLTLSDADREARDWFVDCAADAGLDVRVDAFGNTFARREGTDPDAEPVLVGSHLDSQPYGGIYDGALGVVAALEFVRTLNDRGIETRRPVEVVNWTNEEGSRFQPAMQGSGVWAGAHDIETEYEKTDADGVRLLDELERIGYRGSEPAEPREPYHAYLELHPEQGPRLEETGADVGIVTGIVGLRWAEVTFEGQANHSGTTPMHYRDDALVAAADAVTALRRLPGTLGEASVATVGSLTVEPNSVNIVPETVRFTTDVRDPDEATLDRGVERMEAEVAAAAEREGVDYGVEHTMRASSVDFADRPVEAVADAVDALGYDGRRLVSGAGHDATHAAAVCDTAMVFAVSEDGKSHTEDEFTSWPDCYRSATVLANAALDLAERAD; from the coding sequence ATGACGATCGATATCGACCGCGACCGACTCGTCGAAACGATGGAGGAACAGGCGGCCATCGGGGGCACGGCGGGCGGCGGGCTCGACCGTCTCACGCTCTCGGACGCCGACCGCGAGGCCCGCGACTGGTTCGTCGACTGCGCGGCCGACGCCGGCCTCGACGTGCGGGTCGACGCCTTCGGCAACACCTTCGCCCGCCGCGAGGGCACCGACCCCGACGCCGAACCGGTGCTCGTCGGCTCCCACCTCGACTCCCAGCCGTACGGCGGCATCTACGACGGGGCGCTCGGCGTCGTCGCCGCCCTCGAGTTCGTCCGCACGCTGAACGATCGGGGTATCGAGACGCGCCGCCCGGTCGAGGTGGTCAACTGGACCAACGAGGAAGGGTCGCGGTTCCAGCCGGCGATGCAGGGAAGCGGCGTCTGGGCCGGCGCCCACGACATCGAGACGGAGTACGAGAAGACGGACGCCGACGGGGTTCGCCTGCTCGACGAACTCGAACGCATCGGCTACCGGGGGTCGGAGCCGGCCGAGCCACGGGAGCCGTACCACGCCTACCTCGAACTCCACCCCGAACAGGGGCCGCGGCTAGAAGAGACGGGCGCGGACGTGGGCATCGTCACCGGTATCGTCGGTCTCCGGTGGGCGGAGGTGACGTTCGAGGGGCAGGCCAACCACTCGGGGACGACGCCGATGCACTACCGGGACGACGCGCTCGTCGCCGCCGCGGACGCCGTGACCGCGCTCCGTCGCCTCCCCGGAACCCTCGGCGAGGCGAGCGTCGCCACCGTCGGCTCGCTGACCGTCGAGCCGAACTCGGTCAACATCGTCCCCGAGACGGTGCGGTTCACGACGGACGTGCGCGACCCCGACGAGGCGACCCTCGACCGCGGCGTCGAGCGGATGGAAGCGGAGGTGGCCGCGGCGGCCGAGCGCGAGGGCGTCGACTACGGGGTCGAGCACACGATGCGGGCGTCGAGCGTCGACTTCGCCGACCGCCCGGTCGAGGCCGTCGCCGACGCGGTCGATGCGCTCGGGTACGACGGCCGTCGGCTGGTGAGCGGCGCCGGCCACGACGCCACCCACGCCGCCGCAGTCTGCGATACGGCGATGGTCTTTGCCGTCAGCGAGGACGGCAAGAGTCACACCGAAGACGAATTCACGAGCTGGCCCGACTGTTATCGGTCGGCGACCGTGCTGGCGAACGCGGCGCTGGATCTGGCCGAACGGGCCGACTGA